In Vreelandella piezotolerans, one genomic interval encodes:
- a CDS encoding SpoVR family protein, producing MSVNRKPIATGSDWNFSVLERFDEELARLADEYRLDTYPNQIEVITTEQMMDAYASVGMPVGYHHWSFGKQFLAVEQAYKRGQMGLAYELVINSNPCIAYLMEENTLMMQVLVIAHACYGHNSFFKGNYLFRTWTDAESIVDYLVFARKYIAQCEERHGVHAVEQLLDACHALQNYGVDRYKRPSPISAEEEAKRQDEREAYLQTQVNMLWRTIPEPPAGVAPLPGSLHSDDDPLGLHTGGRYPSEPQENLLYFIEKNAPLLAPWQREIVRIVRKLAQYFYPQRQTQVMNEGWACFWHYTLMNRLYDEGKVDEGLMLEFLQSHAAVINQPGFDSPYYSGLNPYALGFAIFMDIKRICDAPTAEDREWFPDMAGSAWRETLEFAMRNFKDESFIQQFLSPKVIRDLKLFLIVDDDHAETLEVAAIHDDRGYKRVREALASQYALSVREPNIQVVEAAIRGDRSLTLHHIQDNRRPLGRSVYPVIRHLQELWGFPVHLISMEEGKVTRRYRWPVEEESKEAG from the coding sequence ATGAGTGTAAACCGCAAGCCCATCGCCACTGGGTCGGACTGGAATTTCAGCGTGCTGGAGCGCTTCGATGAGGAGCTTGCTAGGCTCGCCGATGAGTATCGGCTAGATACCTACCCCAATCAGATCGAAGTCATCACCACCGAGCAGATGATGGATGCTTATGCCAGCGTCGGTATGCCAGTGGGGTATCACCACTGGTCATTCGGTAAGCAGTTTCTCGCTGTCGAGCAGGCCTACAAACGTGGACAAATGGGATTGGCTTACGAGCTGGTCATCAACTCCAACCCCTGCATTGCCTACTTGATGGAGGAGAATACCTTGATGATGCAGGTGCTGGTCATTGCTCATGCCTGCTACGGTCATAACTCCTTCTTCAAGGGCAACTACCTATTCCGCACGTGGACCGATGCGGAATCCATCGTCGATTACCTCGTGTTCGCCCGCAAATACATCGCGCAGTGTGAAGAGCGCCACGGCGTGCACGCCGTCGAGCAACTTTTGGATGCCTGTCATGCGCTACAAAACTACGGGGTAGACCGCTACAAGCGGCCATCACCCATCTCGGCGGAGGAGGAGGCCAAACGCCAAGACGAGCGCGAAGCGTACCTGCAAACCCAGGTCAACATGTTGTGGCGAACGATCCCCGAGCCGCCAGCTGGCGTCGCGCCGCTCCCGGGAAGCTTGCACAGCGACGATGACCCCTTAGGGCTGCATACGGGGGGTCGCTACCCCTCCGAGCCCCAGGAGAACCTGCTCTACTTCATCGAAAAGAATGCCCCGCTGCTGGCCCCTTGGCAGCGTGAAATCGTGCGTATCGTGCGTAAGTTGGCCCAGTACTTTTACCCACAGCGGCAAACCCAGGTCATGAACGAGGGGTGGGCGTGCTTCTGGCACTACACGCTAATGAATCGACTTTACGATGAGGGTAAGGTCGATGAAGGGCTGATGCTGGAGTTCTTGCAGTCCCACGCGGCGGTCATCAATCAGCCGGGGTTCGATAGCCCCTATTACAGCGGGCTGAACCCTTACGCACTGGGCTTTGCCATCTTCATGGACATCAAACGGATATGCGATGCGCCGACCGCAGAAGATCGGGAGTGGTTCCCCGACATGGCGGGCAGCGCTTGGCGGGAGACCTTAGAGTTTGCGATGCGAAATTTCAAGGATGAGTCGTTCATCCAGCAGTTTCTATCGCCCAAGGTCATTCGCGATCTAAAACTCTTTTTGATCGTCGATGACGATCATGCGGAGACCCTGGAAGTCGCTGCCATTCACGACGACCGTGGCTATAAGCGCGTTCGCGAAGCGCTCGCGAGCCAGTATGCGCTGTCCGTTCGCGAACCCAATATTCAGGTGGTGGAAGCCGCCATTCGCGGAGATCGTTCGCTAACGCTGCACCACATTCAGGATAATCGCCGTCCTCTGGGCAGAAGTGTCTACCCTGTGATTCGTCATTTACAGGAACTCTGGGGCTTTCCTGTCCACTTGATATCAATGGAAGAGGGAAAAGTCACGCGTCGTTACCGTTGGCCCGTCGAAGAGGAGAGCAAAGAAGCGGGTTGA
- a CDS encoding YeaH/YhbH family protein, with the protein MTYFIDRRPNAKHKSAVNRQRFLERYRKHIKRSVEEAVNRRSITDMERGEKISIPTKDISEPVFQHGPGGARNIVSPGNKEFLEGDKIRRPSGQGGGGGAGEGGASNQGEGNDEFAFTLSREEFLEFVFDGLELPHLQRKPLKSLEEIKMVRAGLARDGVPSRISITRSMREAYARRIAMRAPIKRALKEAQEALAAEERKDPVLRNPARVGELKAEIERLEKRIDAIPFIDTYDLRYHQLAAQPQPSSQAVMFCVMDVSGSMTQNHKDIAKRFFLLLYLFLEKHYEKVELVFVRHHTAAREVNEEEFFYSRETGGTIVSSALNLVNKIIEKRYPSGQWNLYVAQASDGDNWDDDSNICRDLLVKQLMPQLQYYAYVEITPHDHQSLWHEYEAVAAQFPERFAMRQIVDAGDIYPVFRELFKRRMSQER; encoded by the coding sequence ATGACCTACTTTATTGATCGCAGACCCAACGCTAAGCATAAGAGCGCGGTCAATCGGCAGCGCTTTTTGGAGCGTTACCGCAAGCACATCAAGCGCTCGGTGGAGGAGGCGGTCAACCGCCGCTCCATCACCGACATGGAGCGCGGCGAGAAAATATCGATTCCCACCAAGGACATTTCCGAACCCGTGTTTCAGCACGGCCCGGGTGGGGCACGCAACATCGTCTCGCCGGGTAATAAGGAGTTTTTGGAAGGTGACAAAATCCGTCGACCTAGCGGCCAAGGGGGTGGTGGCGGTGCCGGGGAAGGCGGCGCTTCCAACCAAGGAGAGGGGAACGACGAGTTTGCGTTCACCCTTAGCCGCGAAGAGTTTCTGGAGTTCGTCTTCGATGGCTTGGAGCTTCCCCATTTACAACGCAAGCCGCTCAAGTCGTTGGAAGAGATCAAAATGGTGCGCGCAGGACTGGCGCGGGATGGGGTGCCGTCACGCATCAGTATTACCCGATCGATGCGCGAGGCTTATGCACGGCGCATCGCCATGCGTGCACCCATCAAGCGTGCTTTGAAGGAGGCGCAAGAGGCGCTGGCGGCCGAGGAGCGTAAAGATCCGGTACTGCGTAATCCTGCTCGCGTCGGGGAGCTCAAGGCCGAGATCGAACGGCTGGAAAAACGTATCGACGCCATTCCCTTCATCGATACCTACGATTTGCGCTATCACCAGCTCGCCGCCCAGCCGCAACCATCGAGCCAAGCGGTGATGTTTTGTGTCATGGACGTGTCGGGCTCCATGACGCAGAACCATAAAGACATCGCCAAACGGTTTTTCTTACTGCTCTATCTTTTTTTAGAAAAGCATTACGAGAAAGTCGAGCTAGTGTTCGTGCGCCACCATACAGCTGCTAGAGAGGTGAATGAAGAGGAGTTCTTTTACTCACGAGAAACCGGCGGCACCATCGTCTCCAGCGCGCTGAACCTGGTCAACAAGATCATCGAAAAACGCTACCCCTCTGGCCAGTGGAATCTCTACGTGGCCCAGGCCTCCGATGGTGACAACTGGGACGATGATTCCAATATCTGCCGTGATCTGTTGGTGAAGCAGTTGATGCCTCAACTGCAGTACTACGCCTACGTGGAGATTACCCCGCACGATCATCAATCGCTGTGGCACGAGTACGAAGCCGTAGCGGCGCAGTTTCCCGAGCGTTTCGCCATGCGCCAGATCGTCGATGCGGGCGATATCTACCCCGTTTTTCGTGAGCTATTCAAGCGCCGCATGAGCCAAGAGCGGTAG
- a CDS encoding PrkA family serine protein kinase, translating to MSIFDHVQDRFARVQQEDMSLEEYLALCRRDPKVYASAAERMLEAIGEPEVIDTAKDPRLSRIFSNKVIRRYPAFAEFHGMEEAIEQIVAYFRHAAQGLEERKQILYLLGPVGGGKSSLAERLKLLMERIPFYAIKGSPVYESPLGLFSPEEDGELLEQEYGIPGRYLRSVMSPWAAKRLKEAGGDISQFRVVRLYPSRLNQIAISKTEPGDENNQDISSLVGKVDIRQLELYSQDDPDAYSFSGGLCRANQGLMEFVEMFKAPIKVLHPLLTATQEGNYNPTEGMGAIPFDGVILAHSNESEWQAFRNNRNNEAFLDRVYIVKVPYCLRVSEEIKIYQKLLEDSSLSAAPCAPDTLRMLAQFSVLSRLKVPENSSIYSKMRVYDGENLKDTDPRAKSIQEYRDAAGVDEGMQGLSTRFAFKILSKVFNFDSMEVAANPVHLLYVLEQALEREQLPSEVFERYLGFIKEFLAPRYVDFIGKEIQTAYLESYSEYGQNIFDRYVTYADFWIQDQEYRDPETGELLNRQSLNEELEKIEKPAGISNPKDFRHEVVNFVLRARAQNNGMNPSWQSYEKLKGVIEHKMFANTEELLPVISFNAKASKSDQKKHEDFVARMVDRGYTEKQVRLLSEWYLRVRKSQ from the coding sequence ATGAGCATCTTTGATCACGTTCAAGACCGTTTTGCCCGCGTTCAGCAAGAGGACATGAGCCTCGAGGAGTACTTGGCGCTTTGTCGCCGCGACCCCAAGGTGTATGCCAGCGCCGCAGAGCGCATGCTGGAAGCGATAGGCGAACCTGAAGTGATCGACACGGCGAAAGACCCGCGTCTATCACGCATTTTTTCGAACAAGGTGATTCGCCGCTATCCAGCTTTTGCCGAGTTTCACGGTATGGAAGAGGCCATCGAGCAGATCGTGGCTTACTTCCGTCACGCGGCCCAGGGGCTCGAAGAGCGCAAACAGATTCTTTATTTGTTGGGCCCGGTCGGCGGCGGTAAATCCTCGCTGGCCGAGCGCCTGAAGCTATTGATGGAGCGCATTCCCTTCTATGCCATCAAAGGATCGCCGGTCTATGAATCGCCGCTTGGACTGTTCTCACCGGAAGAGGATGGTGAGCTGCTAGAGCAGGAGTACGGCATACCTGGGCGCTACCTGCGTAGCGTCATGTCGCCATGGGCCGCTAAGCGCTTGAAAGAGGCCGGCGGCGATATTTCTCAGTTCCGAGTCGTGCGCCTTTATCCGTCGCGTCTCAACCAAATCGCCATCTCCAAAACCGAGCCGGGGGATGAGAACAATCAAGATATCTCGTCGCTGGTCGGTAAAGTGGACATCCGCCAGTTAGAGCTTTACTCCCAAGACGATCCGGATGCCTACAGCTTCTCCGGCGGGCTGTGCCGTGCCAACCAGGGGCTGATGGAGTTCGTGGAGATGTTCAAGGCTCCCATAAAGGTGCTGCACCCGCTGCTGACCGCTACCCAAGAGGGCAACTACAACCCTACCGAGGGCATGGGCGCGATTCCTTTCGATGGCGTGATTCTGGCCCACTCCAACGAGTCCGAATGGCAGGCGTTTCGTAACAACCGCAATAACGAGGCGTTTCTGGATCGTGTCTATATCGTCAAAGTACCCTACTGCCTGCGGGTGTCGGAAGAGATCAAGATCTATCAAAAGCTGTTGGAAGACTCCTCCCTCAGCGCCGCGCCTTGCGCGCCGGATACGCTGCGCATGCTGGCGCAGTTCTCAGTGCTGTCGCGGCTCAAGGTGCCGGAGAACTCCAGCATCTACTCCAAGATGCGGGTGTATGACGGGGAGAACCTGAAGGACACCGATCCGCGCGCCAAATCGATTCAGGAGTACCGCGATGCGGCAGGCGTAGACGAGGGCATGCAGGGGCTCTCGACCCGCTTTGCCTTCAAGATTCTGTCGAAAGTGTTCAACTTCGACAGTATGGAGGTCGCGGCTAACCCGGTCCATCTGCTTTACGTGCTGGAGCAGGCGCTGGAGCGCGAACAGCTGCCCTCCGAAGTGTTCGAGCGTTACCTGGGCTTCATCAAGGAGTTTTTGGCCCCGCGTTACGTGGACTTCATCGGCAAAGAGATTCAAACCGCTTATCTCGAGTCCTATAGCGAGTACGGTCAGAACATCTTCGATCGCTATGTCACCTACGCCGATTTCTGGATTCAAGACCAGGAGTATCGTGATCCCGAGACAGGCGAGCTGCTCAACCGCCAATCGCTGAACGAAGAGCTCGAGAAGATCGAGAAGCCAGCAGGCATCTCCAACCCGAAAGACTTCCGCCATGAAGTGGTGAACTTCGTACTGCGGGCGCGGGCGCAAAACAACGGTATGAATCCCAGCTGGCAGTCTTACGAGAAGCTGAAAGGCGTCATCGAACACAAGATGTTTGCCAACACCGAAGAGCTTTTGCCGGTGATTTCCTTCAACGCCAAAGCGTCGAAATCGGATCAGAAAAAGCACGAGGATTTCGTGGCGCGCATGGTGGACCGTGGCTATACCGAGAAACAGGTGCGGCTGCTTTCAGAGTGGTATCTGCGCGTGCGTAAGTCTCAGTAG